The nucleotide sequence TCGGCGGACGGGCGGTCCTCGGCCAGGAGGAACCCGGTGCGGGTCAGGTCCAGGAGCAGGCGGACGACGGGAGCGGGGTGGTGCAGCCGCAGGCGTCCTCGCGCCGCGACCGAGCGCCGTGCGGCGGCGAGGAAGGCGTTCAGGCCGCTGACGTCGCAGAAGGTGACCGCGGTGAGGTCCACATCGATGTCCCTGATGCCGTAGGTGTGGCAGGTGGCCAGGGCCGCGCGGACGGCGGCGACTGTGGACAGGTCGATCTCTCCCTCCAGGCAGATGGTCGCCCGGCCATCGCACCGGTGGAGATTCATCGTATGCACGACTGACGGAGTGGCAGACACGGTGACGCCTCGGCTTCCCGGACCCGTACCGCGCCACCGGGAGGTGAGAGGCGCGGGCACGCTCGAAGGAGTACAGCGGGATTGCCGGGGGACGGGTGCTACCGCCGACAGGAGATCACCTGCGTACGCGACGCCTGGAAGTCCGCTCACCGGAGGCCGCGCCGTCACTCGACAGAGGGCGCCGGGGTCAAGGACGCGGCATCAGTCTACGCGGCATGGGGAAAACGCACAGTAGTTCGCCGGGGGGAGCTGTCCGGTACCGGGCGGCCCCGACCCCGCCGGGGTCTCCGGGATCACTTCGGGCCCTCCTGGCCCTGCGGCACCGGCCTACCCGGGCGTCCGAGCCCCGCTCCACGGCTCCACGTCCACCACCGCGGCCACCGGCAGCGGGCCGTACACGTGGGGGAACTCCTCCCCCTCGGGTGGCATGGCCTCGTACTTCACCGGTACGTCCAGCAGGGCGGGGTCCACGACCAGGGTCACCAGGTCGTCCCGGCCCGGGTCGTCGCCGTACAGGAAGGCCGCGACCCGAGGGAGCTGATCGCGGGTGGAGAAGTGGATGTAGCCCACCTCCTGGAGCGTGCGGCCGCGGGTGGACACCTCGTAGGTGCCGTGTTCGCGGGCCGCGTCCCACAGGGCGCGTTCGGTGAGGTGGAGGATGTACGGCTGCTTCGGCATGGCCCCCACGTTACGGTCGGGGCTGGCCGCGGACTCGGCGCACTCCGGGTTGTGGCACGGGCCCGCTTTCCATACCGGGACCCAGGCGCCCAGGGTCTTGTGGCGGCCGACGACCGTGTCGACGGGGTGTCCGCAGGTGGGGCAGACGTGGTCTTCCCTGTCCATACCTCCAGCTTAGAGCGGCCGGGCCCCGCGCACCGTGGGGATGCGCGGGGCCCGGCCGGGCCTCCTCAGCTACTGCGCCGGGTGACGAACTCCGCCAGGGCCAGCAGGCC is from Streptomyces seoulensis and encodes:
- a CDS encoding STAS domain-containing protein, with product MNLHRCDGRATICLEGEIDLSTVAAVRAALATCHTYGIRDIDVDLTAVTFCDVSGLNAFLAAARRSVAARGRLRLHHPAPVVRLLLDLTRTGFLLAEDRPSAEPAPAGALQPREAA
- a CDS encoding DUF952 domain-containing protein: MPKQPYILHLTERALWDAAREHGTYEVSTRGRTLQEVGYIHFSTRDQLPRVAAFLYGDDPGRDDLVTLVVDPALLDVPVKYEAMPPEGEEFPHVYGPLPVAAVVDVEPWSGARTPG